A segment of the Equus quagga isolate Etosha38 unplaced genomic scaffold, UCLA_HA_Equagga_1.0 130837_RagTag, whole genome shotgun sequence genome:
ACCTTACTGAATGCTTTGGCCACGTCTTTGTTGCGGAAGCTGTAGATAAGGGGATTCAGCATGGGGGTGAGAATGGTGTAGAAGGATGACACCATCTTGTCCTGGGTTGGGGAACGATTAGAAGTGGGCCGCATATATATGAAAATACCTGCTCCGTAATACATCCCGACAACAAGAAGGTGTGAAGTACAGGTCGTGAAAGCCTTGTGCCGACCCTCCTCAGAACTCATGCGAATGACAGCCATGATTACACGAGTATAGGAGATAACAATGAGTaacaaagggaagagaagcaTTAAAACACAACAGATAAAAACAAGTGTTTCAAATGTGGAAGTGTCAGTGCATGAGAGACTTAGGAGTGCAGACACATCACAGAAAAACTGGGGTATTTTTCGGGAGCCACAATATGAAAAGGACAAGGTAGTGGCTACATCAACAATCCCATCAAAGGAACCAAGGATCCATGAAGAGGCAACCATGACTCCACAGATTTTCCAGTTCATGAGATTGGGATACTGAAGAGGGTAGCAAATGgcaacatagcggtcataggccatgacaGCC
Coding sequences within it:
- the LOC124232846 gene encoding olfactory receptor 2M3-like translates to MKISIMEWENQTSSSDFILMGIFSHTPTHMFLFSLVLGIFTVALLANTIMVLLIYLDTRLHNPMYLLLSQLSLMDLMLICTTVPKMAYNYLSGRRSISAAGCEAQIFFYVSLFGAECFLLAVMAYDRYVAICYPLQYPNLMNWKICGVMVASSWILGSFDGIVDVATTLSFSYCGSRKIPQFFCDVSALLSLSCTDTSTFETLVFICCVLMLLFPLLLIVISYTRVIMAVIRMSSEEGRHKAFTTCTSHLLVVGMYYGAGIFIYMRPTSNRSPTQDKMVSSFYTILTPMLNPLIYSFRNKDVAKAF